In a genomic window of Magnolia sinica isolate HGM2019 chromosome 14, MsV1, whole genome shotgun sequence:
- the LOC131224793 gene encoding RNA-binding protein BRN1, translating to MAEGQNPLASSSDNAGSGESVKLFVGQVPKHMTESQLLAMFKEVALVEEVNIIKDKATRTSRGCCFLICPSRQEADKAVNACHNKRTLPGASSPLQVKYADGELERLEHKLFVGMLPKNVTDAEVSALFSKYGNIKDLQILRGSQQTSKGCAFLKYETKDQALAALEAINGKYKMEGSSVPLVVKWADTEKERQARRAQKAQSQASNVTNTDSSQQSSLFGALPMGYMAPYNGFGYQAPGTYGLMQYPLTSMQNQPGFHNMIPPVNQGNALRGITPDLTPTMAPRNFSTVQSNYLGSAYPAVPGLQYPVAYPGSMMNHRPLVGSHGLTQLAMANSSLATSSSISTSSGAQMEGPPGANLFIYHIPQEFGDVELSNAFQAFGRVLSAKVFVDKATGVSKCFGFVSYDSPASAQAAINMMNGCQLGGKKLKVQLKRDNKQSKPY from the exons ATGGCGGAAGGTCAAAATCCCTTGGCGTCAAGCAGCGACAACGCCGGCAGCGGCGAGAGCGTGAAGCTGTTCGTAGGCCAGGTGCCGAAGCACATGACGGAGTCTCAGCTCCTCGCGATGTTCAAGGAAGTCGCTCTTGTCGAGGAAGTCAACATCATCAAAGACAAGGCCACCAGAACTTCCAGAG GATGCTGCTTTTTGATTTGCCCGTCGAGGCAGGAAGCAGATAAGGCAGTCAATGCATGCCATAATAAGCGGACGCTTCCAGGG GCTTCTAGTCCGTTGCAAGTCAAGTATGCAGATGGCGAGTTGGAAAGACTAG AACACAAGCTTTTTGTTGGTATGCTTCCAAAGAATGTTACTGATGCTGAAGTTTCtgctttattttcaaaatatggaAATATCAAAGATTTACAAATTCTAAGAGGTTCTCAACAAACAAGCAAAG GTTGTGCTTTTTTGAAGTATGAGACAAAAGATCAAGCTCTTGCAGCCCTGGAGGCAATCAATGGGAAGTACAAGATGGAG GGTTCAAGTGTTCCTTTAGTTGTTAAGTGGGCAGATACAGAAAAAGAAAGGCAAGCTCGAAGAGCTCAGAAAGCTCAGTCTCAAGCTTCTAATGTGACAAACACTGATTCATCACAGCAGTCGTCATTATTTGGAGCTCTGCCAATGGGATACATGGCTCCATATAATGGGTTTGGTTATCAG GCACCTGGCACTTATGGACTTATGCAGTATCCCTTAACTTCAATGCAAAATCAACCTGGATTCCACAATATGATTCCACCTGTTAATCAGGGAAATGCATTGCGTGGAATCACACCTGATCTTACCCCAACTATGGCACCCAGAAATTTCAGTACAGTGCAATCCAACTATTTAGGTTCGGCATATCCTGCTGTGCCTGGTCTTCAGTATCCTGTGGCCTACCCTGGTAGCATGATGAACCACAGGCCTTTGGTTGGTTCCCATGGTTTGACCCAACTTGCAATGGCAAATAGTAGCTTGGCAACATCTTCAAGCATCAGTACAAGTTCTGGGGCTCAGATGGAAG GTCCTCCCGGAGCTAATCTATTTATCTATCATATACCTCAAGAATTTGGTGATGTGGAGCTTTCGAATGCTTTTCAGGCATTTGGTAGGGTATTAAGTGCTAAGGTCTTTGTCGACAAAGCCACTGGTGTCAGCAAATGCTTTG GTTTTGTCAGCTATGACTCACCTGCATCTGCCCAAGCTGCTATCAATATGATGAATGGGTGTCAATTAGGTGGCAAGAAGTTGAAGGTACAACTTAAGAGAGACAACAAACAGAGTAAACCTTATTGA